The window CCCGCTCAAGGCCGGCGCGAACACCATCGCCTACCGCTACGACACCGGCGACGACGGCCACGTCAACCTGGACGCGATCACGGTCAGCGGCGGCACCGGCCCGATCGTCGGGCTCGCCGGCAAGTGCCTGGACGTCAACAACGCCGGCACCGCCGACGGCACCAAGATCCAGCTGTGGACCTGCAACAGCAGCACGGCTCAGAGCTGGAGCCGGGTCGGCACCAGCTTCCGCGCCCTCGGCAAGTGCCTGGACGTCGACAACAGCGGCACCGCCAACGGCACCAAGGTGCAACTGTGGACCTGCAACAACTCGGCGGCACAGGCCTGGCAGCCGCAAGCCAACGGCTCCATCCTGAACCCGCAGTCCGGCAAGGTCCTGGACGTCCTCTCCGGCAGCTCCGCCGACGGCACCCAGGCCCACATCTGGGAGTACGCGGGCGCCGCCAGCCAGCACTGGACCCTGAGCGGCGGGTCCGGGTCGGTCGTGCTGTTCGACGGCGGCAACCTGAACGCCTGGCAGAAGACCGACGGCACCGCGGCGACCTGGCCGGTGTCCGGCGGGTCGGTGGAGGTGCTCGGCGGTGACATCCGCACCAAGCAGACCTTCACCGACTTCAAACTGCACGTCGAATGGTGGGAACCCACCCTACCGTCGGACGTGACCGGCCAGCAGCGCGGCAACAGCGGCATCTACCTGCAGGACCGCTACGAACTCCAGGTCCTCGACTCGTACGGCGACACCACCCTCGCCAACGACGAAGCCGGAAGCATCTACCTGAAGAAGGCGCCGGACAGCAACGCCGCGCGGGCGCCGGAGACCTGGCAGACCTACGACATCACGTTCCGGGCGGCCCGTTTCAACAGCTCCGGCACGAAGACCGAGAACGCCCGGGTGACAGTCGTCTGGAACGGCGTCACCGTCCACAACAACGTCGCGATCGACGGCCCCACCGGCGGCGGCGCCGCCGAGAGCGCCACACCGGGCTCGATCCGCCTGCAGGACCACGGTGACGCGGGCGCCAACGTCCGCTACCGCAACATCCGGATCGAACCGCTCGCCTGACCCTGCACACCGGCAGCCGCCGCCGTCGTCGACCGGACGACGGCGGCGGTTGCCTCCGTCTATACCTAGATCTACTATGCATTGCACTTCAAGGCATAGCACTTCTAGGTATCGACGGAGGGGAGCACGGCCATGCGGGTCGCCAAAGACCTGGTCGCCGCGTCAGCCACACCGATCGTGCTCGGCATTCTGGCTGATGGAGACAGTTACGGCTACGCCATCCTGCAGCGCATCAACGAACTGTCCGGTGGCGAGCTCGACTGGACCGAGGGTTTCCTCTACCCCCTGCTGCACCGCCTCGAACGGCTCGGCCACGTCGAATCGGACTGGCGGACCGCGACCGGCGAACGCCGGCGCAAGTACTACCGACTCACCGAGCAGGGCCTCGCCGAACTGGCCGAGCAACGCCGCCAGTGGGCGACCGTCGTCGAGGCGCTCAAGCAGGTCTGGCCCAGCGTCGGCGACTTCAACCCGCTGATCATCCCCAGGGAAGGCACCGCATGACCGTGACCAACGATCCGGACGAGTTGGAGGCACAGTTCGCGCAGTGGCGCCGCTACGTGCGCCGACGGCCCGAACTGAGCGAGAGTGACGCCGACGAACTCGAAGATCACCTGCGCGGCTCGGTCGGCCAGCTCACCGCCCTGGGCCTGCACGACGACGAGGCGTTCCTGGTCGCCGTGAAACGGATGGGCGGGCTCGACGAACTGTCCCGCGAATTCGCCCGGGAACACTCCGAACGACTGTGGAAACAGCTGGTCCTCACCGGTGACACCGGACCGCGGAGCCGTTCCCGTACCGACCTGATCGTGATGTTGATCTGCGCTCTGGGCGCCGCCGTCTCGGTCAAGGTCCCCGAGCTGTTCCAGCACAGCATCGGCTACGACCTGGACGGTTTCTACAGTCTCAACTACTCCCTGTTCGCGCTTCCCTGGCTGGCCGCCTTCCTGCTGTGGCGACGACGGGCCGGAAGACTCGTGTGCGGCGTCGTGGCCGCGCTGTTCGTGGTCGGAGCCGCCGCGGCGAACCTCTATCCACTCGACACCGAGTCCCAGTCGATCGACGTCGTCGCCACCCACCTACCGATCGCGCTGTGGTTCGTCGTCGGCCTCGCCTACATCTCCGACGGTCTCCGCTCGGCCCGCCGACGGATGGACTTCATCCGGTTCAGCGGTGAGTGGTTCGTCTACCTCACCCTGATCGGCCTGGGTGGCGGGGTGCTGACGGCGTTCGCGATGGGCGCGTTCAACGCCATCGGCATCGATCTCTGGGAATTCACCAACCTGTGGCTGCTGCCCTGTGGCCTGGTCTCCGCCGTGGTGGTGGCCGGCTGGCTCGTCGAAGCAAAACAGGGCGTCATCGAGAACATCGCACCCGTTCTGACCAGGCTGTTCACGCCGTTGTTCACCGTCGGGTTGCTGGCCTTCCTGGTCACCATCGGCTGGAACGGTCGCCGCATCGACGTCGACCGGGGCAACCTGGTGCTGTTCGACCTGCTGCTGGTCCTGGTGCTCGGCCTGTTGCTGTACTCGATGTCCGCCCGGGACCCGATGGCCCCGGCCGGCAAGTTCGACGTCATGCAACTGGTGCTGGTGGCAAGCGCCCTGGTGATGGACGCACTCGTGCTGTTCACCATGACCGGCCGGGTCGCCCAGTATGGCAGCACCCCCAACAACTCCACGGCGCTCGGCGCGAACATCGTGCTGCTGGTCAACCTCATCTGGACGGCCTGGCTACTGCTGCGTTTCGTACGCCGCCGGCAGCCCTTCGCGGTGATCGAACGCTGGCAGACCACCTACCTGCCGGTGTACGCCGGATGGATGTGGATCGTCGTGCTGGTCCTGCCGCCGGTCTTCGCGTTCCGCTGACGGAGGCTACGCCGCCACCCGGTCACGGCCGGTGTGCTTGGCGACGTAGAGCTGACGGTCGGCGGCCGCGAGCAGCGGGGCCGCCACCGTCAACCCCGGTGGCGCGGCGGCGACGCCGATACTGGCGGTCACCGGCAGCGAGCCGGTGACCGCGGCCCACTCGAAGTCACCGATCAGGCGGCGGACGTCCTCGCAGAAACGGGCGGCCTCGACGATGTCGAAGCCGGGCAGGATCAGCAGGAACTCCTCACCGCCGAGCCGGGCCGCCACGCCGATGCCGGTCATGACGTCCTGCAGCAGGTAGCCCACCTGCTGCAGGACGGCGTCACCGGTGGCGTGCGACAGGGTGTCGTTGACCTGTTTGAAATGGTCCAGGTCGACGATCGCCACCGACAGCGATCCCCCACGCCCGAGCAGCTCCGCCAGCTGCTGGTCGACGTGCCGGCGGTTGTACAGGCCGGTCAGGGCGTCGCGGTGGGCCAGCTCCCGGAACTGTTCGGTGGCGCGCCGGGCCTCGTCGGCCTCGAAGAGCGCCTGCATCGCCCGGGCCCGGGCCTCCCGCTGCGTGCTCTGCAGAGCGGCCAGGCTGTCCTGGTAACGCAGCAGCTCCTCATAGGCCTCCCGGTAACGGTCGGTGGCCGCGAACAGGGCCGCCTGTTCACGGCGCACCTGCACCCGGGCCCGGGCCAGATCCCGGAGCTCACAGAGTTCGACCGCCCGGTCCAGCGCGTCCTGGGCCGCCTCCGGACGGCCGCTCAGGCGGCGCGCCTCGGCCAGGGTGAGCAGGCATTCCGCCGTACCATCGCCGTCGACGTCGACAATCGTGCCGGTCAACGCACCGGCGAGTGTCGCCTCGAGGGCGACGAACCGCCCACCCATCATCTCGACCCGCGCGATGGTGTCGATCTCCTTCGCGGCAAGACCGCGACCGCTAACGGCGACTTCCCTCATGCGTACGGCCAGAGCGCTCGCCGCCGGCTCGTCCCCCCGCTCGTACGCGTTGTAGGCCATGTTGTTGAGCGCCCGCAGAGCCAGACCATCGTCGCCCACCTCGGCCGAGATTCGCAGCACCTCGGCGTAGCGCACATCGCTCTCGTCGAACGAACCGTTGTCGTCCAGGGCGCAGCCCAGCTGGAGCAGGTGCCGGGCCCGGACCGCCGGCGACGCGTCAGCCGGCAGAAACGACACACCCTGAACGCCGTGCGCGAGCGCCTCGGAGAAGTCACCGAGCATCCGGTAGAAGTTCGACAGCATCCGGTGCGCGCGTGCCCGAAGGTAGGGCCGGTCATGCTGCTCGGCCCACTCCAGCGTCTGCCGGGCGCTGTGCCCACCCGGCCCCAGATGCCCCTCCCGCATCAGGACGTCCGCGATGACCATGTCACAGCGGTGCACCGACTCGTCGTCCCCGGCCTCGACGGCGAGCGCGCGCAGCTCGGCGGCCTGCTGCCGGATGGCGGCGAACTCCTCGATGTCAGGCGTGCCCTCCAGCTCGGTGAGGAGCGTGACGAGATCACGGACCGCGGTGCCGGCCGACATCGCCACCTCCGTTCGCCCGAACGTCTGGACACCGCGATCGTCCCTCAGAACGGGTGGCGGAGCGACCCAACGCGGTTGCAGTTGGGTTGCCACCGGCCCCGCGGCGCTGCCGACCGTCGCCGCGGGGTCACTGGGTCTTCTGGAAGGCGTCGAGCCGGTCGCGAACCTCGGCGCTCATGTCCACGAACAGCAGGCGGACGTCACCGAGCTCGTCGCTGCCGCGCACATGACAGTCGAGGTCCGCGGGGCCGTCCGGCAGCAACACGGACAGGGTGACCGACTCGCCGGGGGCCAGGCCGTCGACCAGGTCGATCAACGCCTCCTCGCCCAGGTCGTCGACGTCGAGATCGACGATGACGCGGGCTCCGCCCAGCGACAGGTCGATCGCCAGGCCGGGGAACATCTGGCCCGAGGGCAGGATCAGCACGACCGGCACCTGCACCGAGACGCGGCGGGAGCGTCGCCGGTCGACGGCGCCCACGGTCGTGTCGACCCGCATGTACACGCCCGGCACGGCACCGGCGGGCGGAGGCACCACCGTGCCCACGATGCTGAAGCCGGTGCCGTTCTGCGTCCAGAGCAGGGCCACGTCGACACCGATCATGGCGAACCCGGTGAGACTGAGCCGAAGCGTGCCGTCGCTCTCCCGCGAGACCCGGCAGGCCCGGGCCGGGCCACCGCCCAGCGACGCGCTGGCGGTCGGGGCGGTCCACGGCTGCGGTTCCTCGGTGGTCTTGACCATTGATGTCGGATCTTTCTGGGCGTACGAATCGGTCCGGTCGGGTCCTCTCCACAGAGACGGTACCGTCGCGAACGGCCCTTCAGGTGCAGGTCAGGACGCCGGACGGCGTCACCACACCGCCCCGAGCAGCACAATCGCTCCGGCACCGACCGTCGCCATCAGCCACACCACCACGGTCTCGGTCGACGAGCCGGTACGAAACCGCATCCACCGCGGGGTGCCGACCGGTGACCAGCGGCAGCCGCGGATCCGGATCGGCCAGCACAGGGGCACGGCGGAGAAGGTGAGCGCGTCGCCGAGCGAGTGGGCCAGGCAGCCCCAGAACACGGCCAGGCCGAGCCACCACCAGGAGCCGGCACTGCCGTGGATCGCCGCGACGAACACGGCGGCGACCAGGATCGCACCGACCGCGGCGGCGAACCGGTGGGCGCCCTTGCCGAGGCGACGGAAACGGCCGGGGAGCAGCATGTCCCCGATCCGGGCGCGGGTCCTCGACGACAGGGCGGCGTGCGCGGCCAACCATACCGAGAGCCCGACGATCCACAGGCCGACGACCGGTCCGGTCAGGGCACAGAGGATACCGACGGCCAGGCCGAGGACCATCGCACCGAGGGCGGTGTGGGTGATGCCGCGGTGCCCGCCCCGGGCTCGGCCGGTGAGACAGTGCCGGCACGACACACCCCGCAGTCTCGCGGCGGTGGCGGCGACCCCCCGAGCGGTCCAGCGGGTGATCGGCCCGAGGGTTCGGGCGACAGTGGATTCGGGATGATCGAGGTCCGGGGCGAGAGCCATGCCGGTGGACACGGCCGCCCCGGCGACGACGGCGACGGCGGTGGGGGCGTGTCCGGCGGCGGCGAGCAGAGCTGATCCGGCCAGCCAACCGACCCCACCGGACAGGGCGTGGGACTTACCGAGCATCGACGGTCACCACTCCAGCTTCGCCGGAGCGTGCAACCACGACTACGCAGCGTCCCGGCTACTCGTCGGGCCACGGCGGGCGGGCAGGCCGGGTCTTCCGGAGCGAGTCGGTCGGTTCCGCGGGGGCCGATGGCCAGAGACCGCGCCTCCCGCGCAGGGAGGAATCCCATAGGGGCAGGGGCTCAGATCGGCCGGCGCGCCGCGCCTCCCACGCGCGGGAGGAATCTCCTCGGGCAACTCGATGAGGACCGCGCGGGACGTACGTCCGGCCCGACCGCATGCCCGGGATCAGGCGCGGTTGCCGTCCGGGCCGCGCAAGTCGAGGTGGAAGGGGTTACGCAGGCGCTGCATCGCCTGGGTGCTGCGGTCGGTTTCCGGCCTGGGCTGCGCGTCCTGGACGGGTGGCTCCTCGACACGAAACACCACTGCGTGAACTGACATACCGGCTCCCGTGATCGGTTCGACTGTTGCGCGGCAGTATTACCCGATCACACCCGTTTGGGAACCGGTTTTGTCGCTGACTTGTCGGTCATGTGGAGCGACGGAACCGGCGAGGAAGATGTCCACTCCGGCGAGGAACTGTTCGCGGTCGTCGTGTTCGGATATCAGCGAGGCAGCCTCCCGTACGAGCGGATCGGTGTCGAGTTCGGCCCATTGCGCGGCGAGACGGTCGAGGTAGGCCTGGCGAGAGGTCGCGTCCGGGGCTCGGCGGGCACCTGCGGCGTGCTGGGCGGCGGCTCCGAGGATGTAGTTGACCAGGGCGGATCCGGCGTCGGGCAGGGCGGCGCCGCGGACGCCGAGGCGGACCAACCGTACGCCGACGCCCGTCCAGATCCGCAGAACCGCGGGTTGCAGCGGTTCGCGCGACAGTTGGGCCCCCACCCAGGGGTGCGCGTCGATCGCGTCGAAGATGCCCAGGGCCAGCGTGCGGATCGCTTGTTTCGGGTCCTCGTCGTCGGCGGCCGCGGCCATGACCCGGCCGATGACCCCGTCCGCCGCCGCGGCGAGCAGGTCGTCCTTGCCGGCGACGTGGTGGTAGATCGCACCGCGGCCGGTCGCGAGGTGGGCGGTGACCGCGCGCACGGTCAGGCCGTCCTCGCCCGCGGTGTCGAGGATCTGGATGGTCGCTTCCACGATGCGCTCCCGGGAGAGTGCGTCACTGCGCCGGGTGGTCATGATTCTCATCTTGACATGTTTGGACCGCTGGTCCAATAGTGGTGGCAGTGGACCGCTGGTCCAATCTTGGAATGAAAGGCAGACCATGACCACTCCAGTCACCGTCATCGGCGCGGGCCTCGGCGGCCTCACCCTCGCGCGGGTGCTGCACCTCAACGGCGTGCCCGTCACCGTCTACGACGCCGACCCGACCGCCGACGCCCGCAGCCAGGGCGGGCAACTCGACCTGCACGAGCACAACGGCCAACGGGCCCTCGAGATCGCCGGGCTCACCAGCGAATACCGGGCGATCATCCACCGGGGCGGCGGCGCCCAGCGGGTCCTCGACCGGCACGGCACGACGCTCGCCGACCTACCCGACGACGGCTCCATGGCACGCCCGGAGGCACTGCGCGGCGACATCCGACGCATCCTGCTGGAGTCACTGCCGGCCGGAACCGTGCGGTGGGGCAGGAAACTCCGGTCCGCCGCCTCCCTCGGCCCGGGACGTCACGAGCTCACGTTCACCGACGGTTCGACAGTCGTCTCCGAACTACTCGTGGGCGCCGACGGGGCCTGGTCCAAGGTCCGCCCCCTGGTCTCCGCCGAGGCCCCGACGTACGCCGGCATGAGTTACATCGACACGTACCTGCACGACGTCGACGTACGCCACCCCGCGGCGGCGAAGGCGGTCGGCGACGGCGCCATGTACGCGCTCGAACCGGGCTGTGGCTTCCTCGCCCACCGGGAGCCCGGCGACGTCATCCACACCTACGTCGTGCTCGACCGGCCGGTCGAGTGGTTCGCCGCCATCGACTTCACCGACCCCGGCGCCGCCCGCGAACAGATCGCCGCCGAGTTCCTCGGGTGGGCGCCCGAACTCGTCTCCCTGATCGCCGACGGCGACACCCCGCCGATCCTGCGCGCCATCCACCGGCTGCCCGACCGCCACCGCTGGGACCGCGTCCCCGGCGTGACACTCCTCGGCGACGCGGCACACGTCACCGTCCCCGGCGGCGAGGGCGCGAACCTCGCGATGCTCGACGGAGCCGAACTCGGCCAGGCGATCGCCACACACCGCGACGACCCGGAGGCCGCCCTCGCGGCGTACGAGCGTGTCCTGTTCCCCCGCAGCGAGGCGGAGGCCGTCGCCGCACACGACACCATCGACCTCGTCTTCGGCGCCGGAGCACCGCACCGGCTCGCCGATCTCTTCACCGGCACCGGCGAGCAGGGCGGGTAAGGACCACGATGCAGCGGTACGGACACCGGCCCGGCCGTGGAGACCTGGGGGGATCGCCCACGGCCGGGGGCACGGGGACCCGACGTCCGGGTCAGTCCACGTCACCGAACCTGATCCGGCGGCGTCGGACGGCGAACATCGCGGCGGCACCGAGCACCACCGCGGTGGCACCGAGGCCGGCGATCGCGGCGACCGGGGAGCCGGTGAGCGGCAGCCCGCCACCGGTCCCCCCGCCGGTGCCCGGAGCGACCGTCGCCGACGGCGAGACCGACGCCGACGACGGCGGGACGGCCGGTGCCGGTGCCGACGTCGCGGTGGCGCTCGGTGTCGGGCTCTGCGCGGGGCGGGTCGTGGTCGCCGTGGGGGTGGGCGTCGGCGGTTCGGCGACCAGCTGCCAGTCCTGGGAACCGTCGGTGGCGGAGTTCTGCAGCGTCAGCGGCGCGCCGGTACCGGCTCCGGTGAGGTAGACGGCGGTGTTCTTGGCCGCCTGTAGCCGTACCTGGGCGGCGCCCCGAACGTGCAGGCCCCCACGGTGCTCTCGGTCCCCGCCGCGGAGGGCGGACCGGCCGTCGCCGAGATGACCCGGCACCTGCTCGGGCTCGGCCACCGCACCGTGCACCACATCGCCGGACCACAGCAGTGGTGGGCCGCCCGGGAACGCCGGCAGAGCTGGCACGACACCCTCGCCGCCGCCGCGTCGAGCGTTCCGGAGGCCCGCATCGGCGACTGGACGCCCCGCAGCGGCTACGAGATCGGCCGGGAGCTCGCCCGCGACCCCGGCGTCACCGCGATCTTCGCGGCCAACGACGACATGGCCATCGGCGCCGTCCACGCACTGCACGAGGCGGGCCGCCGGGTACCGGACGACGTGAGCGTCGCCGGGTTCGACGACATCCCGGTGGCCGCGCACGTGACACCACCACTGACCACCGTCGGCTCCGACAACGCCGAGTTGGCCGAGATCGGCCTGAGCTACCTGACCGCCTTCCTCGCCGATCCCGACCACGAGCCGACCCCACCCCGGACCCATCGGCACCGCATCGTCCTCCGCAGCTCGACAGCACCTCCCCGAGCCTGAACCGACGCCGCGTCACACCGCGTCGAGGACCAGGGCGGTCCGCCGGCGCGCGGTCCGGACCACGGTGTAGACCAGCAGGCCGGCGGCGACGCCGAGAATCCCGCCGAGGACCATCGGCGCACCGGTCGGCGCATCGTTCGGCGGGGCGAGGACGACCAAAACCGGCGAGGTGTACGCGGCCACGCGCCGAATCCGGTCGGAGCCGGCCGCCGCCAGCGGGACCAGGCCCCACAGCAGATACCAGACGTGCACGACCGGACTGAGCACCACGAACGCCACCAGGGCCACCCCGCATGCGGCGACCATGTCCGAACCGGTGCCGACCCGATGCAGCAGGACCAGCGTGAGCACCCCGGCCAGCAGCAGCCCGGCCAGCCACACCGCCTCCTGCGCGCCGAACAGTCCACCGAGATGCGTGGTCAGCGACATCCAGGTACGGGCCCGCGTCGGCGCACGCAGAGCGGGCACCCACCCGAAACCGGTCCCCGCGACGGTGGTGACCGCGACGGCCGTACCCCCGCAGAGGAGAAGCACAGCGCCCCCGGCGCGAAGCAGCCGGAACCGTCCCGGCAGCCGCCCCGCCCAGAGCACGCCCACGAACGCCAGTCCGAGCAGCGCCGGCCCCTTGACCAGCCCGGCCAGGGTGATCAGCACGACGCCGACGACCGGTCGATGACGCAACGCCAGCAGCAGCCCGGCACACATCAGAGCGACCATCACCGCGTCGTTGTGCGCGTCCACCACCAGATGCAACAGCACCAGCGGGTTGAGCACGCCCAGCCAGAGCGCCGCAGACGGATCGACACCACACTCCCGGGCGAGCCGCGGGACGGTCACCGCGAGCACCGCGACCCCGGCCACCGCGAGCAGCCGCATCCCGATCAGGCCCGGCCACAGTTCATTCCCGGTGAGCGTGGTGACGGCACCGGCCAGGCGCAGGAACACCGGCCCGTACGGCGCCGGGGTGTCCTGCCAGATCGGCGGCACGTTGGCGGACAGCTCACCACTGAGAACCTGCGGCCCCCACCGGTACGGATCGATCCCGGCCGTCGTCATCGCACCCTGCGCCAGGTAGCTGTAGACGTCCCGGCTGAAGATCGGCCCGCTCAGCGCGAACGGAACCGCCCACATCACCCCGGTGCGGATCAGGACCGCGGGCTCGGGCCGGAGCCGCCCGATCATCCACCAGGCCAGGACCAGCAGGGTCATCCCCAGGTAGGCGACCGCCATCGGCCACAGGATCGCCGCGACCGCGTCCGGCGGCAACTGCACCGCGTCATTCGACGGCCCGACACCCACCCGGAGCCCACCCACGGCGACCAACGCGCTACCGGCGACACCCAGCCACTGCCACTTGCGCACGGTCAACAGTTCCCTCCATCGGCCCCGGCGCGGCTCACCGTAGCGATCAAGAGGGAACACACGACACAGTCACGGTGAACGGCAGAAGCCGATCAAGACCTTTCAGCGGTACGGCTACCCGCTCCCCCGCCGACCCGGCCCCGGGTCTGGGGCGCCGACAGCGCTCAGGCTCCCGCGTCGTCGGGGCGATGACCGGCGCGTTCGGCGTCGGAGCGTTCGACGCAGAACTCGTTGCCCTCCGGGTCGGCGAGCGTGACCCAGCCGGTGCCGTCGGGCCGGCGGTGGTCGCCGACCAGGGCGGCCCCGAGTTCGAGCAGGCGGGTGACCTCCTCGTCGCGGGTGCGGTCGGTGGGTTTGAGGTCGACGTGCACCCGGTTCTTCACGGTCTTGGTGTCGGGCACCCGGACGAAGAGCATCCGCGGGCCGGTGCCGGCCGGTGGGATCACCGAGGCCTCCGGGTCGCCCGGAAAGTCGTCGTCGGCCAGCGGGTCGCCGGTGACCGCGCTCCAGAACCGCGCCAGATCGTACGGGTCACCGACGCAGTCGACGGTGATGTGATTGACGGCTGAGCTCAACGCTTCTCCCATGTCCGGCGAATCGACACTGGAACAGTATTCGAACCGTCAGCAGGCGCCGCCGCCGAGGGCGCCCTTGGCCAGGGTCACGTCCCGGCCCTCCAGCTTGATCAGCAGGCCGGTCGGGGTCACCTCCACGCTCTGATAGGTCAGGTTGGTGGGCAGTTCCTGCAGCGGGTACGTGGTCGGAGCCGACTTCACCTGGGACAGCACGCGGGCCGCCGGGAAACGGGTGCCGAACATCTCGATCTCCTGCGGGGAGATGTCCAGAGTGTTCCCGGTGATCTTCGGTTGGGCGTACAGCTGGATCTTGGTGTCCTGGGTCGAACCCTTGGTCGACGCGGTCAGGAAGCCGCCCTCGGCGCCGAACGTGGTCGGCTGTCCGCCCTCCGGTTGTTTCAGGACGGAGAACGACTGGATCGTGGTGCCGCCGACCGTGACGTGCACGCCCTGCGGGTCCACCTCGACCGCCTGGTATCGCACTCCGGACGGCAGGGCCGGGAGTTTGCGGGTCAGGTCCTTCTCGTCGATCTGGGAGAGCACGATCTTGGAAAGGAAGTCGTCGGTCTCGCGGTCCTTGCCGAGGATGTGCACCAGGCGCGGGAACAGGGTGAGCGAGTCGCCGTCCAGCCGGGGCTCGGCGCGGATGGTGAGCGGCACGTCGATGATCGGTTCGACCTTGATCGCGGTGGAGATGCCGAGCAGCCCGTCGGCCGCCGAATAGGTGACCGTCTGGTCGCCGACCTGGGTGGGCAGGGTGTTCAGGGCCTGGGTGGCGACCCCGGCCAGCGCCACGTGCAGGCCGTCGGCGCGCGGGGTGATCGACCGGTAGGTCACGCCGGCCGGCAGTTCGGGCAGGTCCTGCTTGCGTACGCCGCCGGTCAGCGACGAGGCCTTGGCCGCGGCCACCTTACGACCGAAGATCTCCAGCTGCTGCGGCACCGCTTCGGCGCTGTCACCGGCGATGCGCATCTTGAGGAACAGTTTCGCCTTGACGTTCTCGGACGCCTCGGCCGGCACCACGGTGTCGACCATCAGGCCGCCGTCGTCGGCCCGCCGGTAGGTGGGGGCGGTGGTCCCCTCGACGGTGGGCATGTTCGCGAAGCCGATCGTGATGGCCGCGTTCATCGCGCCGACGTGGGTCTGGTCGTCGGCCGGTTGGCTCACGTCGTGCAGGGTGGCCGTGAACGACGCGTGCCGCACCCCGGAGAGCGTCGCGTCCGGCACGGTGAGCCGCACCTCGGACAGGGTGCCGGACAGCGCCTGGGCCAGCAGACGGTCACCGCCGACGGTGACCTGCGCACAGGAGACCTGGGCGCTGACCCGGTCGACGACCTGGTCGGCGACCAGCCGGTCGAGAAACGGGACGGGCAGGGCGTAGGCGGCGCCGCCGAGGGCGATCAGGACGGTGGCACCGGCCCCGATCCGGATGATCCACCGTCGGCGGGTGGCCGGGGCATGCGCGGCGCGATGGAGCAGTCGGCCCAGCCCAAGGCCGGTGAGCAACGTGGACATGCCACCT of the Actinoplanes sichuanensis genome contains:
- a CDS encoding PilZ domain-containing protein; this encodes MVKTTEEPQPWTAPTASASLGGGPARACRVSRESDGTLRLSLTGFAMIGVDVALLWTQNGTGFSIVGTVVPPPAGAVPGVYMRVDTTVGAVDRRRSRRVSVQVPVVLILPSGQMFPGLAIDLSLGGARVIVDLDVDDLGEEALIDLVDGLAPGESVTLSVLLPDGPADLDCHVRGSDELGDVRLLFVDMSAEVRDRLDAFQKTQ
- a CDS encoding substrate-binding domain-containing protein; the encoded protein is MTRHLLGLGHRTVHHIAGPQQWWAARERRQSWHDTLAAAASSVPEARIGDWTPRSGYEIGRELARDPGVTAIFAANDDMAIGAVHALHEAGRRVPDDVSVAGFDDIPVAAHVTPPLTTVGSDNAELAEIGLSYLTAFLADPDHEPTPPRTHRHRIVLRSSTAPPRA
- a CDS encoding FAD-dependent oxidoreductase — protein: MTTPVTVIGAGLGGLTLARVLHLNGVPVTVYDADPTADARSQGGQLDLHEHNGQRALEIAGLTSEYRAIIHRGGGAQRVLDRHGTTLADLPDDGSMARPEALRGDIRRILLESLPAGTVRWGRKLRSAASLGPGRHELTFTDGSTVVSELLVGADGAWSKVRPLVSAEAPTYAGMSYIDTYLHDVDVRHPAAAKAVGDGAMYALEPGCGFLAHREPGDVIHTYVVLDRPVEWFAAIDFTDPGAAREQIAAEFLGWAPELVSLIADGDTPPILRAIHRLPDRHRWDRVPGVTLLGDAAHVTVPGGEGANLAMLDGAELGQAIATHRDDPEAALAAYERVLFPRSEAEAVAAHDTIDLVFGAGAPHRLADLFTGTGEQGG
- a CDS encoding GGDEF domain-containing protein, whose protein sequence is MSAGTAVRDLVTLLTELEGTPDIEEFAAIRQQAAELRALAVEAGDDESVHRCDMVIADVLMREGHLGPGGHSARQTLEWAEQHDRPYLRARAHRMLSNFYRMLGDFSEALAHGVQGVSFLPADASPAVRARHLLQLGCALDDNGSFDESDVRYAEVLRISAEVGDDGLALRALNNMAYNAYERGDEPAASALAVRMREVAVSGRGLAAKEIDTIARVEMMGGRFVALEATLAGALTGTIVDVDGDGTAECLLTLAEARRLSGRPEAAQDALDRAVELCELRDLARARVQVRREQAALFAATDRYREAYEELLRYQDSLAALQSTQREARARAMQALFEADEARRATEQFRELAHRDALTGLYNRRHVDQQLAELLGRGGSLSVAIVDLDHFKQVNDTLSHATGDAVLQQVGYLLQDVMTGIGVAARLGGEEFLLILPGFDIVEAARFCEDVRRLIGDFEWAAVTGSLPVTASIGVAAAPPGLTVAAPLLAAADRQLYVAKHTGRDRVAA
- a CDS encoding permease prefix domain 1-containing protein, with amino-acid sequence MTVTNDPDELEAQFAQWRRYVRRRPELSESDADELEDHLRGSVGQLTALGLHDDEAFLVAVKRMGGLDELSREFAREHSERLWKQLVLTGDTGPRSRSRTDLIVMLICALGAAVSVKVPELFQHSIGYDLDGFYSLNYSLFALPWLAAFLLWRRRAGRLVCGVVAALFVVGAAAANLYPLDTESQSIDVVATHLPIALWFVVGLAYISDGLRSARRRMDFIRFSGEWFVYLTLIGLGGGVLTAFAMGAFNAIGIDLWEFTNLWLLPCGLVSAVVVAGWLVEAKQGVIENIAPVLTRLFTPLFTVGLLAFLVTIGWNGRRIDVDRGNLVLFDLLLVLVLGLLLYSMSARDPMAPAGKFDVMQLVLVASALVMDALVLFTMTGRVAQYGSTPNNSTALGANIVLLVNLIWTAWLLLRFVRRRQPFAVIERWQTTYLPVYAGWMWIVVLVLPPVFAFR
- a CDS encoding metal-dependent hydrolase, with amino-acid sequence MLGKSHALSGGVGWLAGSALLAAAGHAPTAVAVVAGAAVSTGMALAPDLDHPESTVARTLGPITRWTARGVAATAARLRGVSCRHCLTGRARGGHRGITHTALGAMVLGLAVGILCALTGPVVGLWIVGLSVWLAAHAALSSRTRARIGDMLLPGRFRRLGKGAHRFAAAVGAILVAAVFVAAIHGSAGSWWWLGLAVFWGCLAHSLGDALTFSAVPLCWPIRIRGCRWSPVGTPRWMRFRTGSSTETVVVWLMATVGAGAIVLLGAVW
- a CDS encoding TetR/AcrR family transcriptional regulator: MRIMTTRRSDALSRERIVEATIQILDTAGEDGLTVRAVTAHLATGRGAIYHHVAGKDDLLAAAADGVIGRVMAAAADDEDPKQAIRTLALGIFDAIDAHPWVGAQLSREPLQPAVLRIWTGVGVRLVRLGVRGAALPDAGSALVNYILGAAAQHAAGARRAPDATSRQAYLDRLAAQWAELDTDPLVREAASLISEHDDREQFLAGVDIFLAGSVAPHDRQVSDKTGSQTGVIG
- a CDS encoding PadR family transcriptional regulator, coding for MRVAKDLVAASATPIVLGILADGDSYGYAILQRINELSGGELDWTEGFLYPLLHRLERLGHVESDWRTATGERRRKYYRLTEQGLAELAEQRRQWATVVEALKQVWPSVGDFNPLIIPREGTA
- a CDS encoding LPXTG cell wall anchor domain-containing protein translates to MAEPEQVPGHLGDGRSALRGGDREHRGGLHVRGAAQVRLQAAKNTAVYLTGAGTGAPLTLQNSATDGSQDWQLVAEPPTPTPTATTTRPAQSPTPSATATSAPAPAVPPSSASVSPSATVAPGTGGGTGGGLPLTGSPVAAIAGLGATAVVLGAAAMFAVRRRRIRFGDVD